The following is a genomic window from Lysinibacillus sp. JNUCC-52.
ATGGATAAAGGTGCTGTTTTCGTAGCAACAGCATTAGCAGCGGCAGTCGGATCTTTGATTATGGGTATTTTCGCTAAATTCCCAATCTCATTGGCACCAGGTATGGGCTTAAATGCATTCTTTGCTTTCACGGTAGTAGGGACGTATGGCATTCCTTGGCAAACTGGTTTAACAGGTGTATTCTTCTCGGGGATTATATTTATTATCCTTTCATTAACAGGTATTCGTGAAACAGTTATTAATGCAATTCCAGCACAACTTAAATATGCTGTATCAGCTGGTATTGGTTTATTTATTACATTTGTAGGGTTACAAGGAGCTGGTATTGTAGTTGATAGTCCAGCAACTTTAGTAACATTAGGAGCATTTACAGGTTCAACTCTTTTAGCAGTATTCGGTATTATTATTTCAATCATCCTAATCCTTAAATTCCGTAGTGTCGGCATTTTCTTAGGAATGGTTATTACAGCAATCGTTGGTATGATTACAGGTGTGATTGCACCACCAGAAGCTGTTGTATCATCAATCCCAAGTGTAGATTCTACATTTATGGTTGCACTTAATCCAATTATTCATGACTTCGGTTCATTACTAAACGTTAAATTTTTAGTTGTTGTATTAACATTTTTATTCGTTGACTTTTTCGATACAGCAGGTACATTAATGGCTGTGGCAACACAAGCTGGCTTAGTAAAAGACGATAAATTACCACGTGCAAGCCGTGCACTTATGGCAGATGCACTAGCAACAACAATTGGTTCTTTATTTGGTACTTCAACAACTACTGCTTATGTAGAATCAACTTCTGGTGTAGCAGCAGGTGCTCGTTCAGGTTTTGCTGCAGTTGTTACTGCTGTATTATTTATAGTAGCACTATTCTTCTCACCATTGCTTGCGGTTGTGACTTCAGCAGTAACAGCACCAGCACTTGTTATCGTAGGTGTGTTAATGGTTTCGTCACTACGATTAATTGAATGGGATAAATTCGAAATTGCCGTTCCAGCATTCTTTACTGTTTTAATGATGCCTCTTGGCTATTCCATTGCAACAGGGATCGCCATTGGTTTCGTATTCTACCCAGTAACAATGCTTTTAGCAGGACGTAAAAAAGAAATTCACCCAATGATGTACGGATTATTCTTTGTCTTCCTTGCATACTTTATCTGGGTTCGATAATAGAAAGCCGAAAAGGGCTCTGCTTAGTGAAAACTAGGTGGAGCCTTTTTTATGGAAAATTATTAGAGTGCCTGACACCAATGTAAGCTGTGGGAGACTACAGAAAGAATTCAAAATTGTTTCGGTGCCTGGCACTTTTATATAGAAGAAACTACTATCATATATTGACTGAATAGTTTTATTTCTATTAAACACTTGCAAACTATAATGTGAGATGATATATTTAAACACGTTGTTACGAAACATACGAACAACAACCTGAATGAAAAAAATAGTTGACATCATATTGAATGTATGTTAAATTATAAAAAGTTACTTAGTAAGTAACTAACAAATGAACCTTGAAAACTGAACAAGCAAAACGTAATCAATATAGTTTTTAGTAGCTAACTTCGTTAGCGAACCAAACAAAATTTTGGACATCAAAATTGATGCCAGCAAAACAATTTGAGCTAATCAAATTTCTTTTATGGAGAGTTTGATCCTGGCTCAGGACGAACGCTGGCGGCGTGCCTAATACATGCAAGTCGAGCGAACAGATAAGGAGCTTGCTCCTTTGACGTTAGCGGCGGACGGGTGAGTAACACGTGGGCAACCTACCCTATAGTTTGGGATAACTCCGGGAAACCGGGGCT
Proteins encoded in this region:
- a CDS encoding NCS2 family permease; protein product: MKKYFMFDELGTNYRREIIGGITTFLAMAYILAVNPGILESAGMDKGAVFVATALAAAVGSLIMGIFAKFPISLAPGMGLNAFFAFTVVGTYGIPWQTGLTGVFFSGIIFIILSLTGIRETVINAIPAQLKYAVSAGIGLFITFVGLQGAGIVVDSPATLVTLGAFTGSTLLAVFGIIISIILILKFRSVGIFLGMVITAIVGMITGVIAPPEAVVSSIPSVDSTFMVALNPIIHDFGSLLNVKFLVVVLTFLFVDFFDTAGTLMAVATQAGLVKDDKLPRASRALMADALATTIGSLFGTSTTTAYVESTSGVAAGARSGFAAVVTAVLFIVALFFSPLLAVVTSAVTAPALVIVGVLMVSSLRLIEWDKFEIAVPAFFTVLMMPLGYSIATGIAIGFVFYPVTMLLAGRKKEIHPMMYGLFFVFLAYFIWVR